Proteins encoded together in one Leptospira semungkisensis window:
- a CDS encoding STAS domain-containing protein, producing MAKLTIQNKHGIVRFENQLLDGYEKVFDEISEQASKAHLQNLTLDLTPTKKITSSGVAKLLTLRNLLDHFGVKLEVVNLQPGLLDVLRKFKVDAMLRIRA from the coding sequence ATGGCAAAATTAACGATACAAAATAAACACGGAATCGTTCGCTTTGAGAATCAACTTCTGGACGGGTACGAGAAAGTCTTTGATGAAATTTCCGAGCAAGCTTCCAAGGCTCACTTGCAGAACCTTACCCTGGATCTGACTCCTACTAAGAAGATCACTTCTAGCGGGGTAGCCAAACTTCTCACACTTAGAAATCTTCTAGATCATTTCGGTGTGAAATTAGAAGTAGTAAACTTGCAACCCGGTCTTTTAGACGTTCTCAGAAAATTCAAAGTAGATGCAATGCTCCGCATTCGCGCCTAA
- a CDS encoding ABC transporter ATP-binding protein yields the protein MASLQVTDLSKIYSGKIAISNLSFEIPKNRITGLLGPNGAGKTTALRILTGFLKPDSGSVFLDGVSLETDPISVKQKLGYLPESAPVYPDMSASEYLDFIGQARGLDETTLKKRKREVLDLCDLKDQLHSPSGFLSKGYKQRLALAGALLHDPELIILDEPSSGLDPIQIQHFRNIIRTLAKDKILLLSTHILSEVEEICDHVLVLHKGNLIADLPVTDLKRGNFIVLTARTNLATLEKIFENQDVKVKLISLLEEGAEFQLESSSLVPEKIFELIRSAPFPVLEFKIAKRSLETVFQELVSP from the coding sequence GTGGCTTCTCTCCAAGTTACGGATCTTTCCAAAATCTATTCCGGAAAGATCGCTATTTCCAATCTCAGTTTCGAAATCCCAAAAAACAGGATCACAGGTTTACTCGGACCAAACGGTGCGGGAAAGACTACTGCTCTTAGAATTCTAACAGGCTTCCTAAAACCGGATAGCGGTTCTGTATTTTTGGATGGGGTCTCACTCGAAACCGATCCGATTTCCGTGAAACAAAAACTAGGTTATCTCCCTGAATCCGCTCCAGTGTATCCGGATATGAGTGCTTCCGAATATTTGGATTTTATAGGACAGGCTCGAGGATTGGATGAGACCACTCTTAAAAAAAGAAAGAGAGAGGTCTTAGATCTCTGTGATCTAAAAGACCAATTGCATTCTCCTTCTGGATTTCTTTCCAAAGGTTATAAGCAGAGACTTGCGCTTGCAGGAGCATTGTTACATGACCCTGAGCTCATTATTCTAGATGAGCCTAGCTCCGGCCTAGATCCGATTCAGATACAGCATTTTCGAAATATCATTCGTACATTAGCAAAAGATAAAATTCTTCTTCTTTCCACTCATATTCTGTCCGAGGTCGAAGAGATATGCGATCATGTGCTCGTGTTGCATAAAGGAAATCTGATCGCGGATCTTCCGGTTACCGACCTGAAACGAGGAAATTTTATCGTTCTTACCGCAAGAACAAACCTTGCAACCTTAGAAAAGATCTTTGAGAATCAGGATGTAAAAGTAAAACTCATCTCTCTCTTGGAAGAAGGAGCCGAATTCCAACTAGAATCTTCTTCTTTAGTTCCGGAGAAAATCTTTGAGCTCATTCGCTCCGCTCCCTTTCCCGTTTTAGAATTCAAGATCGCAAAGCGTTCTTTGGAAACCGTATTTCAGGAGCTTGTTTCTCCCTAA
- a CDS encoding ABC transporter permease subunit, with product MQSFHLYRFYSNLLSVFRKEWSAYFNTQIGYVFSIFYLFLSSFLFFYGLGEDSFWDRKVAGMEEYFIWTPLLFVVFIPALTMRLWAEEKKSGTLELLFTLPLGKLEIAFGKFLAAWTFLGFILSLTLPIPFSIWAIGDLDLGIVFAGYLGCYLLGGAYLSLGTLLSSFGKDQISSYILTLLVCLFFFLVGTQPVLKFLGGSFSSLASFLSLSSHFESFRLGLIDGADIFYFLSFILANLFSNVFFLRRKYP from the coding sequence ATGCAATCTTTTCACTTGTATCGTTTCTATTCGAATCTATTGTCTGTCTTTAGAAAAGAATGGTCTGCTTACTTCAATACTCAGATCGGATACGTGTTTTCCATCTTCTATTTGTTTTTATCTTCCTTTCTATTCTTCTACGGATTGGGGGAAGATTCTTTCTGGGACAGAAAGGTTGCAGGAATGGAAGAATACTTTATTTGGACCCCTCTTCTATTCGTTGTATTCATCCCAGCTCTCACCATGAGACTTTGGGCAGAAGAAAAAAAATCCGGAACTCTAGAGCTTCTATTCACCTTGCCCTTAGGAAAGTTAGAGATTGCCTTCGGAAAATTCTTAGCTGCCTGGACCTTTTTAGGATTCATTCTATCTCTTACATTACCGATCCCTTTCTCGATTTGGGCAATCGGAGATCTGGATCTTGGGATCGTATTTGCAGGTTATCTAGGATGCTATCTTTTAGGAGGAGCCTATCTGAGCCTAGGAACTCTTTTGTCTTCTTTCGGAAAGGATCAGATCAGTTCTTATATCTTAACTCTTCTAGTTTGTTTATTCTTCTTTCTAGTGGGAACACAGCCCGTATTGAAATTTTTGGGGGGAAGTTTCTCTAGTCTCGCATCCTTCTTATCCCTCAGTTCTCACTTCGAATCCTTTCGATTGGGACTGATAGACGGAGCCGATATATTCTATTTCCTCAGTTTCATTCTAGCGAATCTCTTCTCTAACGTATTCTTCTTACGGAGGAAATATCCGTGA
- a CDS encoding GldG family protein: MRELLQPLFKISDRPWFLFLNGILVFFLLNGIFSSFRCKADLSRSGRFLITESTKKVLSDLDSTLYIDAFYSSEIPGEYKSRLELTKGLLKEIASVGKENVSLRFHDPDHSEEDSRKAIELGLEPQILQRTSRDSASVKQAFLGIVLTLGHKTEVLPLAFFTEELEYQILNALRKMLRRDKDSGIALLRTKGSLSLQEHDSPKDRIGIFFRQILPAEYGPISEIDLETEEIPEGVELLFWAGSGPLSNQAAWRLDQFLMGGGSLLLLAKSMDFQTGTKRGGFGLLSGELAPGLAQKDPESEDLIRFLEHYGIRINHDIVLDPDNSLPMGSLIEIEPGVLGKYPYPPWIVSERKTNSLDPESQFTKNQASLLFPWPSSITLLPEKQKEAKLQALAHSGPDAEARTEPISLGEKQILSAPIRANGGPFILSALAKGKFSSYFSDKKMLIPKGSKQEILETKPNQVSKILVFGSPYLASDLLAFPEFLEILKNSNIPFLLNSIDLLRGETDLIQARSKQSAILKMKPLPFGWETTISLFHLLGIPALLSLYAFRRLRKRNKQIL, encoded by the coding sequence GTGAGAGAGTTATTACAGCCCTTATTCAAGATCTCCGATCGTCCTTGGTTTCTCTTTCTAAATGGAATCCTTGTATTCTTTCTTCTGAACGGGATCTTCTCTTCCTTCCGATGTAAGGCAGATCTTTCTCGCTCAGGAAGATTCCTAATCACGGAGAGTACAAAGAAAGTATTAAGCGATCTGGATTCCACATTGTATATAGATGCATTCTATTCCTCCGAGATTCCTGGAGAATACAAATCCAGACTCGAGTTAACGAAAGGACTATTAAAAGAGATCGCGTCTGTAGGAAAGGAAAATGTTTCTCTTAGATTTCATGATCCGGATCATTCGGAGGAAGATTCCAGAAAGGCGATCGAGTTAGGTTTAGAACCTCAGATATTGCAAAGAACTTCGAGAGATTCCGCTTCTGTCAAGCAGGCATTTCTTGGGATCGTGCTCACTCTAGGCCATAAAACGGAAGTCCTTCCTCTCGCATTCTTTACAGAAGAATTAGAATACCAAATATTAAACGCATTACGAAAAATGCTTAGACGAGATAAAGATTCCGGGATCGCACTCCTACGAACCAAAGGTTCTCTTTCTCTCCAAGAACACGATTCTCCTAAGGACAGGATCGGGATTTTTTTCAGACAGATCCTTCCTGCTGAATATGGTCCTATTTCCGAGATCGATCTAGAGACCGAAGAAATTCCAGAAGGAGTAGAACTTCTCTTCTGGGCCGGCTCTGGTCCTCTATCCAACCAAGCCGCTTGGAGGCTGGACCAATTCTTAATGGGAGGAGGAAGTCTTCTTCTTCTTGCCAAAAGCATGGATTTCCAAACAGGAACTAAGAGAGGAGGATTCGGATTACTCAGCGGAGAATTAGCACCGGGGCTCGCTCAAAAAGATCCGGAGTCCGAAGATCTGATCCGATTTTTAGAACATTATGGAATTCGAATTAACCATGATATTGTTTTAGATCCGGATAATTCTCTTCCCATGGGTTCCTTGATCGAAATAGAACCAGGCGTCTTAGGGAAATACCCTTACCCTCCTTGGATTGTTTCGGAACGAAAGACAAACAGTTTGGATCCCGAAAGCCAGTTTACAAAGAACCAAGCAAGCCTTCTTTTCCCTTGGCCGTCTAGCATCACTCTTCTTCCTGAAAAACAAAAAGAGGCAAAGCTCCAAGCACTGGCTCATAGCGGTCCAGATGCAGAAGCAAGAACGGAACCGATTTCCTTAGGAGAAAAGCAGATCCTTTCCGCTCCAATCCGAGCAAACGGAGGCCCATTCATTCTCTCTGCATTGGCCAAAGGAAAATTCAGTTCTTATTTTTCGGATAAAAAGATGTTAATCCCGAAAGGATCCAAGCAGGAGATCCTCGAAACAAAACCGAATCAAGTCTCCAAGATTTTAGTCTTCGGTTCTCCCTATTTGGCATCCGATCTTTTAGCTTTTCCTGAATTTCTAGAAATTTTAAAAAATTCGAATATTCCATTTCTATTGAATTCTATCGATTTATTGAGAGGAGAAACGGATCTGATCCAGGCTCGTTCTAAACAATCTGCCATTCTCAAGATGAAGCCCCTGCCCTTCGGATGGGAGACTACAATCAGTCTATTTCATCTATTGGGAATTCCTGCCTTACTCTCTCTCTATGCGTTCAGAAGGCTTCGTAAGAGGAATAAACAAATCTTATGA
- a CDS encoding DUF4340 domain-containing protein has protein sequence MKWRELLGSNLQRIRNYPGISLFLLNLFLGILLLLVRDPFGKFQNTYANADPFFDLDPEKIQTIISGRKGQESILNRDLDGWTVHFAQDQNAPGDRARIEELIRTCLSMRKFTLLSDSNSQPSPLEEFGLDGDEPILEFKDVSGNSLGKILLGARAPKSSGTYVMDEKNRIWLVKENLKLATGAGKQDFFISRNLIPDFPAREFVLEVNVSSASRAQMFSLVADGENWVLKVSGQEIQADPEEAEAFIQSIKKLNADEVILDKAEEIQSLPPKQDFKIEIKTSTDHYIISPIGVTKLGSFVFRKKDLGYKLILDPWNLDPILQKDLSEFATRTLPTNKSF, from the coding sequence ATGAAATGGAGGGAACTTTTAGGATCAAATTTGCAAAGGATCCGAAACTATCCAGGGATCAGTCTATTCCTACTGAATCTATTTTTGGGAATCTTACTTCTTCTAGTCAGAGATCCGTTCGGAAAATTTCAAAATACGTATGCAAACGCGGATCCTTTCTTCGATCTGGATCCTGAAAAGATACAAACCATCATTAGCGGAAGAAAGGGCCAAGAAAGCATACTCAATAGAGATCTTGATGGATGGACAGTTCATTTCGCCCAGGACCAAAATGCACCTGGAGACAGGGCCAGAATAGAAGAGCTAATACGCACCTGTCTTTCCATGAGAAAGTTCACTCTACTTTCCGACTCCAATTCACAACCTTCTCCTTTAGAAGAATTCGGATTGGATGGAGACGAGCCAATTTTGGAATTTAAAGATGTCTCCGGAAATTCGCTGGGGAAAATATTATTAGGAGCAAGAGCGCCTAAGTCTTCCGGGACGTACGTGATGGATGAAAAGAATCGGATCTGGCTAGTTAAAGAAAATTTAAAATTAGCAACCGGTGCCGGAAAACAGGATTTCTTCATTAGCCGAAATCTAATCCCTGATTTCCCTGCAAGAGAATTCGTATTAGAAGTGAATGTTTCCAGCGCGTCCAGAGCACAAATGTTTTCCTTAGTCGCAGACGGAGAGAATTGGGTCCTCAAAGTTTCAGGCCAAGAGATCCAAGCAGATCCAGAAGAGGCCGAAGCATTTATCCAAAGCATTAAGAAACTAAATGCGGACGAAGTCATCTTAGATAAAGCGGAAGAAATCCAGTCACTTCCTCCCAAACAGGATTTCAAAATAGAGATTAAGACAAGCACGGATCATTATATCATTTCTCCGATCGGTGTTACGAAACTAGGAAGTTTCGTATTTCGGAAAAAAGATCTAGGATACAAATTGATCTTGGATCCTTGGAATCTGGATCCTATCCTTCAGAAAGATCTCTCGGAATTCGCTACAAGAACTCTTCCTACAAATAAGAGCTTTTAA
- the lmtA gene encoding lipid A Kdo2 1-phosphate O-methyltransferase, which produces MALIEELDKQGNFLFRWRSYIPGFILLLCLYSLKDFKFLNDSYETNLYYVAVCFAVSFLGLAVRCFVIGYAPARTSGRNTKEQVADVVNQEGIYSLVRHPLYLGNFLMYLGPVLYFRDIPLTLVFCLFFGIYYERIMFAEEKFLRDKFGNDYLDWANKIPAFLPKFSGYVKPKLGFSIRNILKREYPSLFGIVVIFVLFDFGANYLNGFFSWQEPWEAITEPQIWAFGAGAAFYATIRILVKTTKLLQVEGR; this is translated from the coding sequence ATGGCATTGATCGAAGAATTGGATAAACAAGGAAATTTTCTATTTCGTTGGAGATCCTATATCCCAGGTTTCATTCTCCTCCTCTGCCTTTATTCTCTAAAAGACTTTAAATTCCTGAACGATTCTTATGAAACGAATCTCTATTACGTAGCAGTATGTTTTGCTGTAAGTTTCTTAGGACTCGCAGTCCGTTGCTTCGTGATCGGTTATGCACCGGCTCGCACTTCCGGCAGAAATACCAAGGAACAAGTTGCCGATGTAGTCAACCAAGAAGGAATTTATTCCTTGGTTCGCCATCCTCTCTATTTAGGCAACTTCCTGATGTATCTAGGACCTGTTCTCTATTTTAGAGATATTCCATTGACTCTTGTATTCTGCTTATTCTTCGGAATCTATTACGAAAGAATAATGTTCGCAGAAGAAAAATTTCTGAGAGATAAATTCGGGAACGATTATCTGGATTGGGCAAATAAGATCCCTGCATTCCTGCCTAAATTCTCCGGATATGTGAAACCGAAATTAGGCTTTTCGATCCGCAATATACTCAAGAGAGAATATCCGAGCCTTTTCGGGATCGTGGTAATCTTTGTATTATTCGATTTCGGAGCAAATTATCTAAACGGATTCTTCTCCTGGCAAGAACCTTGGGAAGCGATCACTGAGCCTCAGATCTGGGCCTTCGGCGCCGGAGCTGCTTTCTACGCGACCATTCGTATCTTAGTTAAAACTACGAAACTATTGCAGGTTGAAGGAAGATAA
- a CDS encoding LIC_11490 family protein — MLYIALALILVGILCFIYVSFQPNSKTEPSSGGFSRSNSISNREKKISQDALASMKKPSRTETYAQMDLAFAEERKIRPSFPRQEEETFLQGSEMYEKTSSEEIVTRPWEEEPKPQVREVHTQPEEIHSAPKEAEWSMEGILFLDLSGRLPYESLKEKLKPESLKGFRRMGKGSIREIPGGFRFQASNSEFSYKLSEVEKIVFYDEGFALLPLKREYPTPVFLTKDSEKFKAYLEYTAGA; from the coding sequence ATGCTCTATATTGCCTTAGCTCTGATTTTGGTGGGAATTCTCTGTTTTATTTACGTGTCCTTCCAACCTAATTCCAAAACCGAGCCGAGCTCGGGCGGATTTTCCAGGTCGAATTCCATTTCGAATAGAGAGAAAAAAATTTCCCAGGATGCGCTTGCTTCTATGAAGAAGCCAAGTCGTACAGAAACGTACGCTCAGATGGATTTGGCATTTGCAGAAGAGAGAAAGATCCGTCCTTCTTTTCCAAGACAAGAAGAAGAAACCTTTTTGCAAGGATCCGAAATGTACGAGAAGACTTCTTCAGAAGAGATCGTTACTCGCCCTTGGGAAGAAGAACCGAAACCACAGGTTCGAGAGGTACATACTCAGCCGGAAGAAATTCATTCTGCGCCTAAAGAAGCGGAATGGTCCATGGAAGGGATCTTGTTTTTGGATCTTTCCGGAAGATTGCCGTACGAATCCTTAAAAGAAAAATTAAAACCTGAAAGCTTGAAAGGTTTTAGAAGAATGGGCAAGGGAAGTATCCGTGAGATCCCGGGCGGATTTAGATTCCAAGCCAGCAATTCAGAATTCAGTTATAAATTGAGCGAAGTAGAAAAGATCGTCTTTTACGATGAAGGCTTCGCTCTTCTTCCCCTGAAAAGGGAATATCCTACGCCCGTATTTCTCACCAAGGATAGTGAGAAGTTTAAGGCGTATTTGGAATATACTGCAGGCGCTTGA
- a CDS encoding chemotaxis protein CheX — protein MQIRAELVNPFLEAATIVFRDILQTDLIRGKIGIKDTAETTLELAIIIGVLGTFNGEVVYGLNYDAAYKIAKKLMPGMSDDDIKNEYKDILGEIANMTTGNAMNIFATAGQSIEITAPNIVDAKNETIKIPKKQALGISLFSKFGKLEVNVSLT, from the coding sequence ATGCAAATCCGCGCCGAGTTAGTGAATCCGTTCTTGGAAGCAGCCACAATCGTCTTCCGAGACATACTGCAAACAGATTTGATCCGCGGTAAGATCGGGATCAAGGACACTGCCGAAACCACCCTGGAACTCGCGATCATTATCGGAGTTCTTGGAACTTTCAATGGTGAAGTTGTGTACGGTCTGAACTATGATGCGGCCTATAAGATCGCTAAAAAACTCATGCCAGGCATGAGCGATGATGATATCAAAAACGAATACAAAGACATATTGGGAGAGATCGCAAACATGACCACGGGAAATGCGATGAATATTTTCGCAACTGCAGGTCAGTCTATTGAGATCACCGCTCCCAATATCGTAGACGCAAAAAATGAAACGATCAAGATTCCTAAGAAGCAAGCGCTTGGGATCAGCCTCTTTTCCAAATTCGGAAAATTGGAAGTGAACGTTTCCTTAACTTAA
- a CDS encoding tetratricopeptide repeat protein, with protein MKRSLSFAILLILFSITNIDADFPLPFPERIDLSEEVQASNLEASDTNTGISNSSNVQEISSNSASASSNSVEMQSANSSESTSPSSEKTIGEEKKFVAKEKKTQLPNLSEKKEKKNGKKKDVQDPSKAAFDRGLLRLRNGQKDAAKEEFNKAATTEGSASAQAKLELSKLEDPKAQEVESSGEEDDSKWKTSLESARSMRAQGKNTEAEAVLLRVATEGSGEFRSRALLQLGDMLFRSGRYGDARGYLMDFWSRFGKTFPNAEDQNSREFKRQREEKELGAYLLFKASYKAGEGEWAKRFLRKYLDKTVSESEGVYSPLRSEMEMLAKSNL; from the coding sequence ATGAAGCGATCTCTCTCCTTTGCAATACTGCTAATATTATTTTCTATAACAAATATCGATGCTGATTTTCCTCTTCCTTTTCCGGAGAGAATCGATCTTTCGGAAGAGGTCCAAGCTTCTAATTTAGAAGCTTCCGATACAAATACTGGTATTTCAAATTCTTCTAATGTTCAGGAGATTTCTTCGAATTCAGCAAGTGCTTCAAGTAATTCCGTAGAAATGCAGAGTGCAAATAGCTCTGAAAGTACGTCTCCTTCTTCTGAAAAAACAATCGGAGAAGAAAAGAAATTCGTAGCGAAAGAGAAGAAGACCCAACTCCCGAATCTTTCCGAAAAAAAGGAAAAGAAAAACGGCAAGAAGAAAGATGTCCAAGATCCGAGTAAGGCCGCATTCGATCGAGGGCTCTTGCGTTTGAGGAACGGGCAAAAAGATGCCGCTAAAGAAGAATTCAACAAAGCAGCCACCACAGAAGGGAGCGCGAGCGCCCAAGCAAAATTAGAATTATCTAAATTAGAAGATCCTAAGGCCCAAGAAGTAGAAAGCTCCGGCGAAGAAGACGATTCCAAATGGAAGACTTCTCTAGAGTCTGCGAGATCCATGAGAGCTCAAGGAAAGAATACAGAAGCGGAAGCAGTTCTATTGCGTGTCGCTACGGAAGGAAGCGGAGAGTTTCGCTCAAGAGCTCTTTTGCAATTAGGCGATATGCTTTTTCGTTCCGGCCGATATGGAGATGCCAGAGGATATCTGATGGATTTCTGGAGTCGTTTCGGTAAGACTTTTCCGAATGCAGAAGATCAAAATTCCAGAGAATTCAAGAGACAGAGAGAAGAAAAAGAATTGGGTGCCTATCTTTTATTCAAGGCAAGCTATAAGGCCGGAGAAGGGGAATGGGCCAAGAGATTCTTGCGCAAATATTTGGATAAAACCGTTTCTGAATCCGAAGGAGTGTATTCTCCCCTTCGTTCAGAAATGGAAATGCTCGCAAAGAGCAATCTTTAA
- a CDS encoding LIC_11485 family protein: MAFNPFSILTQVRESIDGILGNLPPKTVKMIGRAALALAVLIGAVLAWFSFQRGLALAGEEDQAKELDRKALFLEDIEREYNRKRKEIRWSDPSYSDAGSSSLDLERYSLDKPKEGPNSPKPELEETDTIRNSRRKEGDSKVFFPTENERPPREDLGRPGASDADSPRLEPSTQRQPSSEPKAQTDDSRLSRPPRKEQRPKMGE, translated from the coding sequence ATGGCATTTAATCCCTTCTCCATTTTGACCCAGGTCCGGGAATCCATTGACGGCATTTTGGGAAATCTTCCCCCGAAAACCGTCAAGATGATCGGAAGGGCCGCTCTCGCCTTAGCAGTCTTGATCGGTGCAGTTCTTGCTTGGTTCAGTTTTCAGAGAGGTTTGGCTCTTGCAGGAGAGGAAGATCAGGCCAAGGAATTGGATCGAAAGGCATTATTCTTAGAAGATATTGAGAGAGAATACAATCGAAAGAGAAAGGAGATCCGCTGGAGCGACCCGAGTTATTCGGACGCAGGATCTTCTTCTTTGGATTTGGAAAGATATTCTTTGGACAAGCCAAAGGAAGGACCGAATTCTCCCAAGCCTGAGTTAGAGGAAACGGATACGATCCGAAATTCTCGTCGTAAGGAAGGAGATTCGAAGGTATTCTTTCCTACGGAAAATGAAAGACCACCAAGAGAAGATTTGGGTCGTCCTGGGGCGAGTGATGCTGATTCTCCTAGATTGGAACCGAGCACTCAAAGGCAGCCTAGTTCAGAGCCAAAGGCGCAAACGGACGATTCAAGATTGAGTCGACCTCCTCGCAAAGAACAAAGACCTAAGATGGGTGAATAA
- a CDS encoding DUF342 domain-containing protein has product MSDSIRNFTESFLKDLEENENGFFKVENLDGLAYLTIFPAGKKGKEVEYREILKRLDVFKISGVSEDEIKRVLKTKDSEPHLVGKWPGKPEPSTLDLKITEDKMQVFGILHPPKFGGRLLTKDEILSQLNSQGIIFGILDESVQKISEAEEYGKRILVANGEPPIPGKDGDIRILFQHPGTPTLEEDEFGRVDFKNIQIIQSVKKNQKLAEKVSPSPGKAGKNVKGEVLGYEEGKIAEWKLGPNIKTSEDGNVIFALIDGRPIIDRFGLIRVDEVCLLENVDFSTGNINFPGTIIVEESIADGFTLETDGSIIVKKSVGKVFLKAKGDIVLSGGFMGRNGGMIESGSDIYAKFVEQGKMQAKNSIFIEEAAMHSELIAGEAIVVRGGRGEIIGGQCVSGKTIACSKLGAIVETRTVLSCGMPPELLSELEGLKSEIRKNQDILKKVDTSIQKLNDDSQRRALTADEKESIPKLQAIRQKYNSILENLFAQEQSALLSFDPDRNSFVEVEREIYPGVEVNLGRNKKFSVKLKDIPGPSYLYLGGDGQIAHSKVKPKRLGLLQEEASETENPANS; this is encoded by the coding sequence ATGAGCGACTCGATCCGCAATTTTACAGAATCCTTTTTAAAAGATCTAGAAGAGAATGAAAACGGCTTCTTCAAAGTCGAAAACCTGGATGGCCTCGCCTACCTCACAATCTTCCCCGCAGGCAAAAAAGGAAAAGAAGTAGAGTATCGAGAAATCCTAAAACGCTTGGACGTGTTCAAGATCAGCGGAGTCTCGGAAGATGAGATCAAGCGAGTTCTAAAGACCAAGGATTCAGAGCCTCATCTGGTCGGGAAATGGCCTGGCAAACCGGAGCCTTCTACTCTGGATTTAAAGATCACAGAAGATAAAATGCAGGTCTTCGGGATACTGCACCCTCCTAAGTTCGGAGGAAGGTTACTCACAAAGGATGAGATACTTTCCCAACTAAATTCGCAAGGTATTATATTCGGAATTCTTGATGAATCCGTTCAAAAGATCTCCGAAGCGGAAGAATACGGAAAAAGGATCCTAGTCGCGAATGGAGAACCTCCGATTCCAGGAAAAGATGGAGATATTCGCATCCTCTTCCAACATCCTGGCACTCCCACTTTAGAAGAAGACGAATTCGGAAGAGTGGACTTCAAAAATATACAGATCATCCAGAGCGTAAAAAAGAACCAGAAACTGGCCGAGAAAGTTTCTCCTTCTCCGGGAAAAGCAGGCAAGAATGTAAAAGGAGAAGTCTTAGGTTACGAAGAAGGCAAGATTGCAGAATGGAAACTTGGCCCGAATATCAAGACCTCGGAAGATGGAAACGTTATCTTCGCTTTAATCGACGGAAGACCGATCATCGATCGTTTCGGTCTGATCCGAGTAGATGAGGTTTGTCTTCTAGAAAACGTGGATTTCTCCACAGGCAATATTAATTTCCCAGGAACTATCATTGTAGAAGAATCGATAGCGGACGGATTTACCTTAGAAACGGACGGTTCCATCATAGTAAAGAAATCAGTCGGTAAGGTATTCTTGAAAGCGAAAGGAGATATCGTTCTCTCCGGTGGCTTCATGGGCAGGAACGGAGGAATGATCGAATCCGGTTCCGACATCTATGCCAAATTCGTAGAGCAAGGAAAAATGCAGGCCAAGAATTCCATCTTTATAGAAGAGGCTGCCATGCATTCCGAGCTCATCGCCGGCGAAGCCATAGTCGTTCGCGGAGGAAGAGGAGAAATCATCGGCGGACAATGTGTTTCCGGAAAGACGATCGCTTGCTCTAAGTTAGGCGCCATTGTAGAAACAAGAACCGTCCTGAGCTGTGGGATGCCTCCCGAACTTCTTTCCGAATTAGAAGGATTGAAATCGGAAATCAGAAAAAATCAGGACATACTGAAGAAAGTGGATACGAGTATTCAGAAGTTAAACGATGACTCTCAAAGAAGAGCCTTAACCGCTGATGAAAAAGAAAGTATCCCTAAATTGCAGGCAATTCGTCAAAAATACAATTCCATCTTGGAGAATCTATTCGCGCAGGAACAATCCGCACTTCTATCCTTTGATCCGGACCGAAATTCTTTTGTAGAAGTCGAAAGAGAGATCTATCCTGGAGTAGAAGTGAATCTAGGTAGGAACAAGAAATTCAGCGTAAAATTGAAGGATATCCCCGGCCCTTCCTATTTATATTTGGGCGGAGACGGACAAATCGCCCATTCTAAAGTAAAGCCCAAGCGTTTGGGCCTATTGCAAGAAGAAGCTTCCGAAACGGAAAACCCCGCAAACTCTTAA
- a CDS encoding LA_2478/LA_2722/LA_4182 family protein, whose translation MKFFLSLLITSTLLIVGCRKGPSLSREEVKDLSQSYIRELCKKNLECSAEYIEALPSKDQDSAKSGFSSLDQCMIDQKDQTILPDEYEKVTDEQIAKVKRCMDDLLKTPCTEMEQSGGIPSCRDLFPDEG comes from the coding sequence ATGAAATTTTTTCTATCACTCTTGATTACTTCTACTTTATTGATCGTAGGCTGCAGAAAGGGACCTTCTCTCAGTAGAGAAGAAGTCAAAGACCTAAGCCAAAGCTATATTAGAGAATTATGTAAAAAAAATTTGGAATGTTCTGCGGAATATATCGAGGCACTTCCTTCAAAGGATCAGGATTCCGCTAAGTCGGGTTTTTCCTCGTTGGACCAGTGTATGATCGATCAGAAAGATCAGACCATTTTGCCGGACGAATACGAAAAAGTAACGGATGAGCAGATCGCTAAAGTGAAACGCTGTATGGATGATCTGTTAAAAACTCCCTGCACCGAAATGGAGCAGTCCGGTGGAATTCCTTCTTGCCGAGACCTTTTTCCGGACGAGGGCTGA